A stretch of Pseudomonas sp. LRP2-20 DNA encodes these proteins:
- a CDS encoding cupin domain-containing protein, with translation MTITNLLNALPHCDPAAGERVDELLQRPGLRIERIVSCGQASPPGFWYDQAEGEWIMLLAGSAGLRLEHEDYTRLLAPGDCLDIPAHCRHRVEWTAKGQPTIWLAVFHGIDTPWPSH, from the coding sequence ATGACCATTACCAATCTGCTCAATGCCCTGCCCCATTGCGACCCGGCCGCTGGCGAGCGGGTCGATGAACTGCTGCAGCGCCCTGGCCTGCGCATCGAACGCATCGTGTCCTGCGGCCAGGCCAGTCCGCCCGGTTTCTGGTACGACCAGGCCGAAGGCGAATGGATCATGTTGTTGGCCGGCAGCGCAGGGCTGCGCCTGGAGCATGAGGACTACACCCGCTTGCTGGCCCCGGGCGACTGCCTGGACATTCCGGCGCATTGCCGGCACCGCGTGGAATGGACTGCAAAGGGGCAGCCGACCATCTGGCTTGCCGTGTTTCATGGCATCGACACACCCTGGCCGAGCCATTGA
- a CDS encoding LysR family transcriptional regulator: MDKLLAMQMFTATVDAQGFSAAARRLGVATSSVTRLVDALESELGTTLLNRSTRQVSLTEAGARYYARAREIFDALEEADASVADRGDEPVGVLRLCLPVEFGRRVIAPHLGPFLARYPSLELDIDMSDRLDDLLDGRYDLSIRLGDPSPNDELVCRQLGRFQRWLVASPDYLAKRDALLHPEQLLQQACLRFRYGQKARAWRLQRADEVLELEVSGPLRSANADLLREAALAGSGIALLADWLVREDVAAGRLQRLFAQWQVSPGTANDSINALYLPNHRGSRRVNAFIGFCEGLLNP; encoded by the coding sequence ATGGACAAGCTCCTGGCGATGCAGATGTTCACCGCGACAGTCGATGCACAAGGCTTTTCCGCAGCGGCGCGTCGGCTTGGCGTGGCTACCTCGTCGGTGACGCGCCTGGTCGATGCGCTGGAGTCGGAACTTGGTACGACCCTGCTCAATCGCTCCACACGCCAGGTCAGCCTGACCGAAGCGGGCGCACGTTACTATGCGCGCGCCAGAGAAATCTTCGACGCGCTGGAGGAGGCAGACGCCAGCGTCGCCGACCGCGGCGATGAGCCAGTCGGCGTGCTGCGCCTGTGCCTGCCGGTGGAGTTCGGCCGGCGGGTGATCGCACCGCACCTGGGGCCATTCCTGGCCCGTTACCCGTCGCTGGAGCTGGACATCGACATGAGCGACCGGCTCGATGACCTGCTCGACGGCCGCTACGACCTGTCCATTCGCCTCGGCGACCCGTCACCGAACGACGAACTGGTGTGCCGGCAACTGGGCCGCTTTCAGCGCTGGCTGGTGGCAAGCCCGGACTACCTGGCCAAGCGTGACGCGCTGCTGCACCCCGAGCAGTTGCTGCAGCAGGCCTGCCTGCGTTTTCGCTATGGGCAGAAGGCGCGCGCCTGGCGCCTGCAACGCGCGGATGAGGTGCTGGAACTGGAAGTGAGCGGACCGCTGCGCAGCGCCAACGCCGACCTGTTGCGCGAAGCGGCGCTGGCCGGTAGCGGTATCGCCTTGCTGGCTGATTGGCTGGTGCGCGAGGATGTCGCGGCCGGGCGTCTGCAGCGGTTGTTCGCGCAGTGGCAGGTCAGCCCCGGTACCGCCAACGACAGCATCAATGCCTTGTACTTGCCCAACCATCGCGGCTCTCGGCGGGTCAACGCGTTCATCGGCTTTTGCGAAGGCCTGCTCAACCCCTGA
- a CDS encoding MFS transporter, giving the protein MNSSLAAAQPAHASLSRALVALLAFCCGAIVANIYYAQPIVGLIAPDLGLSTERASLIVSLTQLGYALGLLLLVPLADLVENRRLMIITAVLACVSLLLAGTSSSGQGQLFLAYALLIGFSSVAVQMLIPLAAHLAPEQERGRVVGNIMGGLLLGILLARPLSSLVADHFGWRTVFIGAAGLMLAIILLLALTLPRRVPEHKASYAGLMLSLVALLRQHPVLRQRSLYQALMFAAFSLYWTAVPLALASEHGLSQSQIALFALVGAVGAIAAPIAGRLADAGHARAGSLLALVLAPVALLLGLTTPGYSVIGLGLTGVLLDFAVQMNMVIGQREVYALDPASRGRLNALYMTSIFLGGAAGSAVASAVFAQQGWHGVALVGAALPGMALVFFLLVSRRA; this is encoded by the coding sequence ATGAATTCCTCCCTTGCTGCTGCCCAGCCAGCCCATGCCAGCCTGAGCCGTGCCCTGGTCGCGCTGCTGGCATTCTGCTGCGGCGCGATCGTCGCCAATATCTATTACGCGCAGCCCATCGTCGGGCTGATCGCCCCGGACCTGGGCCTGTCCACCGAGCGCGCCAGCCTGATCGTGTCGCTGACCCAGCTGGGTTACGCACTGGGCCTGCTGTTGCTGGTGCCACTGGCCGACCTGGTGGAAAACCGCCGGTTGATGATCATCACCGCCGTGCTGGCCTGCGTCAGCCTGTTGCTGGCAGGGACCAGCAGCAGTGGCCAGGGGCAGCTGTTCCTGGCCTATGCCTTGCTGATCGGTTTCAGTTCGGTGGCTGTGCAGATGCTCATCCCTTTGGCTGCGCACCTGGCCCCTGAGCAGGAGCGCGGGCGGGTGGTCGGCAACATCATGGGCGGCCTGCTGCTGGGCATTCTGCTGGCGCGGCCGTTGTCGAGCCTGGTTGCCGACCACTTTGGCTGGCGCACGGTGTTCATCGGCGCTGCCGGCCTGATGCTGGCAATCATCCTGTTGCTGGCGCTGACGCTGCCGCGCCGGGTGCCAGAGCACAAAGCGAGTTATGCCGGCCTGATGCTGTCGTTGGTCGCACTGCTGCGTCAGCACCCGGTGCTGCGTCAGCGCTCGCTGTACCAGGCGTTGATGTTTGCGGCGTTCAGCCTCTACTGGACCGCGGTGCCGCTGGCCCTGGCCAGCGAGCATGGCCTGTCGCAGAGCCAGATCGCCTTGTTTGCCCTGGTCGGTGCCGTTGGCGCCATCGCTGCACCGATCGCGGGCCGCCTGGCCGACGCCGGCCATGCCCGGGCCGGTTCGTTGCTGGCGCTGGTGTTGGCACCGGTGGCACTGCTGCTGGGGCTGACCACGCCCGGTTACAGCGTGATCGGCCTGGGGCTGACCGGGGTACTGCTGGATTTTGCGGTGCAGATGAACATGGTGATTGGTCAGCGTGAGGTGTATGCACTGGACCCGGCCAGCCGCGGGCGGCTGAATGCGCTGTACATGACCAGCATTTTCCTTGGCGGGGCAGCGGGCTCGGCGGTGGCCAGTGCGGTGTTTGCCCAACAGGGGTGGCACGGTGTGGCACTGGTGGGGGCGGCATTGCCGGGCATGGCGCTGGTGTTCTTCCTGTTGGTTTCGCGGCGCGCTTGA
- a CDS encoding LysE family translocator, giving the protein MALDTWLIYLLASIGLSLTPGPNSLLALTHGALYGARRTLFTILGGVFGFSALIALAMFGLTALLQTSASVLSVLKWVGGAYLVWLGIQLWRSPALQLEVTERAARLSNLGMFRQGLLSAIANPKVLLFYGAFLPQFIDPQRGLLLQFVTMAATFASVECVVEYVLARLAFRIRPWLAKGGKGFNRCCASLFALIGVALPLGR; this is encoded by the coding sequence ATGGCTCTGGATACCTGGCTCATCTACCTGCTGGCGAGCATCGGCCTGTCGCTGACCCCTGGCCCGAACAGCCTGCTCGCCCTGACCCACGGCGCGCTGTACGGCGCGCGCCGCACGCTGTTCACCATTCTCGGCGGGGTGTTCGGCTTCAGTGCGCTGATTGCCCTGGCGATGTTCGGGCTGACGGCGTTGCTGCAGACTTCGGCGTCGGTGCTGAGCGTGCTCAAGTGGGTGGGTGGTGCCTACCTGGTGTGGCTGGGCATCCAGCTCTGGCGCAGCCCTGCCCTGCAGCTTGAGGTGACCGAGCGGGCAGCCCGCCTGAGCAACCTGGGGATGTTCCGCCAAGGCCTGCTGTCTGCGATCGCCAACCCCAAGGTGCTGTTGTTCTACGGTGCCTTCCTGCCGCAGTTCATCGACCCGCAGCGTGGGCTGTTGCTGCAGTTCGTGACCATGGCAGCGACCTTTGCCAGCGTGGAGTGCGTGGTCGAATACGTGCTGGCGCGCCTGGCGTTTCGTATCCGGCCATGGCTGGCCAAGGGTGGCAAGGGATTCAATCGCTGCTGCGCGAGCCTGTTCGCGTTGATTGGCGTGGCCTTGCCGCTGGGCCGGTAA
- a CDS encoding GlxA family transcriptional regulator, with protein sequence MTPDIRLLILPLPDFALLPFGGFLDKLRFSADDEDYSQQRYCSWTLASLTGEPVPSSSGAVMQVQAIAEQLQWDDYDYLVLFGSRNAEATAALAPHYQRLLKRAAKAGVKLVAIDNAAFLLAACGLLDGHKVVVHWRHEAEFRASFPHLQLLREQLYCMDGARITCAGGTAAIDLAVELLAGACGRARALKGLADMLVDESRDSRHALRSLETVAGQGRQVQRALALMRHHLAARWSIEQLAGELGISRRQLDRQFQASHGMSAKAWWLEMRLQQARWRLLNASHSLAQIADEVGLGDASYLGKCVKRRFGCTALTLRTRATRTV encoded by the coding sequence ATGACGCCTGATATCCGCCTGCTGATCCTGCCGTTGCCAGATTTCGCCTTGCTGCCATTCGGTGGGTTTCTCGACAAACTGCGCTTCAGCGCCGACGACGAGGACTACAGCCAGCAGCGCTACTGCAGCTGGACCCTGGCCAGCCTCACGGGTGAGCCAGTACCGTCGAGCAGTGGCGCGGTGATGCAGGTGCAGGCCATTGCCGAGCAGTTGCAGTGGGATGACTACGACTACCTGGTGCTGTTCGGCAGCCGCAATGCCGAGGCCACTGCCGCATTGGCACCCCATTACCAGCGCCTGCTCAAGCGTGCGGCCAAGGCGGGGGTGAAACTGGTCGCCATCGACAACGCCGCCTTCCTGCTGGCCGCTTGCGGCCTGCTGGACGGGCACAAAGTCGTGGTGCACTGGCGCCATGAGGCGGAGTTCCGGGCATCCTTCCCGCATCTGCAGCTGTTGCGCGAGCAGTTGTACTGCATGGATGGCGCACGCATCACCTGTGCCGGCGGAACGGCAGCCATCGACCTGGCGGTGGAACTGCTGGCGGGCGCCTGCGGACGCGCCCGGGCGCTCAAGGGGCTGGCCGATATGCTGGTCGACGAGTCGCGTGACAGTCGCCATGCCCTGCGTTCGCTGGAAACCGTTGCGGGGCAGGGTCGCCAGGTGCAGCGCGCGCTGGCGCTGATGCGTCATCACTTGGCGGCGCGTTGGTCGATCGAACAGCTGGCGGGTGAGCTGGGCATCAGCCGCCGGCAACTGGACCGGCAATTCCAGGCCAGCCACGGCATGAGCGCCAAGGCCTGGTGGCTGGAAATGCGCTTGCAGCAGGCGCGCTGGCGATTGCTCAACGCCAGCCACAGCCTGGCGCAGATCGCCGATGAGGTCGGTTTGGGGGATGCCAGTTACCTGGGCAAATGCGTGAAGCGGCGGTTTGGCTGCACAGCATTGACGCTGCGCACACGTGCTACACGCACCGTGTAG
- a CDS encoding CAP domain-containing protein, translated as MRVLSSVAALSLGLVLSTGALAVTGEEAQLIDSINTYRSQAQRCGDQVSVELPPLNSDTRLALSPEGTRDLQQAMSRAAYPMVNVQAISLSGPRDANAAMNAIKESFCQVVLDPQFVDIGVSQEGRDWRIVLARPLLSGRLGDWQAEGQKLLQAINSARKAPHQCGGQPFPAAPALSWNAALAGVAANHTRAMANQNFFDHIDKDGRTPGDRAELAGYLYRQIGENIAAGRDTAQKVVDGWLDSPGHCATLMNADFREMGAAYAVDPKSDAGIYWTGLFGTPQ; from the coding sequence ATGCGCGTCCTGTCATCCGTTGCCGCCTTGTCGCTGGGCCTGGTCTTGTCGACCGGAGCCCTGGCCGTCACCGGCGAAGAGGCGCAGCTGATCGATTCGATCAATACCTACCGCAGCCAGGCCCAGCGCTGCGGTGACCAGGTGTCGGTGGAACTGCCGCCGCTCAACAGCGACACGCGCCTGGCCCTGTCGCCGGAAGGCACTCGCGACCTGCAGCAGGCCATGAGCCGCGCAGCCTACCCCATGGTCAACGTCCAGGCCATCAGCCTCTCTGGCCCACGTGATGCGAATGCGGCCATGAACGCCATCAAAGAGAGCTTCTGCCAGGTGGTGCTCGACCCGCAGTTCGTCGACATCGGCGTCAGCCAGGAAGGCCGCGACTGGCGCATCGTGCTTGCCCGGCCCTTGCTCAGCGGGCGCCTGGGCGATTGGCAGGCCGAAGGGCAGAAGCTGCTGCAGGCCATCAACAGTGCGCGCAAGGCGCCACACCAGTGCGGTGGCCAGCCCTTCCCCGCAGCGCCAGCGTTGAGCTGGAATGCAGCACTGGCGGGCGTGGCGGCCAATCATACGCGGGCCATGGCCAACCAGAACTTCTTCGACCATATCGACAAGGACGGGCGCACGCCGGGCGACCGGGCCGAGCTGGCCGGATATCTGTATCGGCAGATTGGCGAAAACATCGCCGCCGGCCGCGACACGGCGCAGAAGGTGGTGGATGGCTGGCTGGACAGCCCAGGCCACTGCGCCACCCTGATGAACGCGGACTTCCGCGAAATGGGCGCGGCCTATGCAGTGGACCCGAAGAGCGATGCGGGCATCTACTGGACCGGTTTGTTCGGCACACCGCAGTGA
- a CDS encoding cell wall hydrolase: MRLSWMVICLTSALLAGPLHAAESAKAAVAEDKAEKLEKKVVEDAPPPKKAETITPVEVQAVDPAGQAPMDDSITCLARTIYWEAKGADAQDMSAVASVVLNRLGHEGFPDTICGVVKQGVETKACQFSWWCDGRSDQVEEAQRYDVAKEIARKALNQQLKDPTGGALYFHDRNVHPDWAKAYRKTAETRHFLFYKPNQALAR, translated from the coding sequence ATGCGCCTCTCGTGGATGGTGATCTGCTTGACCTCGGCCCTGCTCGCAGGCCCCTTGCATGCCGCCGAAAGTGCCAAGGCCGCCGTGGCCGAAGACAAGGCCGAAAAGCTTGAGAAAAAGGTGGTGGAGGATGCCCCACCGCCGAAAAAAGCAGAAACCATCACCCCAGTCGAGGTGCAGGCGGTGGACCCGGCAGGCCAGGCGCCAATGGACGACAGCATCACCTGCCTGGCCCGCACCATCTATTGGGAAGCCAAAGGCGCCGATGCCCAGGACATGAGCGCGGTGGCCAGCGTGGTGCTCAACCGGTTGGGCCATGAAGGCTTCCCCGATACCATCTGCGGCGTGGTCAAGCAGGGCGTTGAAACCAAAGCCTGCCAGTTTTCCTGGTGGTGTGACGGGCGCTCCGACCAGGTCGAGGAAGCACAACGCTACGACGTGGCCAAGGAAATCGCGCGCAAGGCGCTGAACCAGCAGTTGAAGGACCCGACCGGGGGCGCCTTGTATTTCCATGACCGCAACGTGCACCCGGACTGGGCCAAGGCCTATCGCAAAACCGCCGAGACCCGGCACTTTCTGTTCTACAAGCCGAACCAGGCGCTGGCGCGTTGA
- a CDS encoding AEC family transporter, with the protein MLHLLLTTLVPIILLIALGTFLRLRGFLAESFWPGAERLSYYVLLPSLFLHGLATANLDGVPVLGMVGVLMLSTLLGAVLLVLYQGAVNHEGADFTSVFQGGVRFNNYIGATLAAGIYGSAGIALAAVANAAIVPLVNLLCVLVFARFSARHSSPATVLRAIFANPLIVGCAGGLLLRVTGLGLPAGLEPTVKALGQAALPLGLLCVGAALGGASLGQQVRPLLAASAFKFLVMPLTTWGLCRLLGLSGQAAVVAVLFQALPTASSSYVMARQMGGNAPLMATIIALQTVVAAVTLPLVLMLALK; encoded by the coding sequence ATGCTCCACCTGCTGCTGACCACCCTGGTACCCATCATTCTGCTGATCGCCTTGGGCACCTTTCTGCGGCTCCGTGGCTTTCTCGCCGAGTCGTTCTGGCCTGGTGCCGAACGCCTGAGCTACTACGTGCTACTGCCCTCACTGTTCCTGCATGGCCTGGCCACGGCCAATCTCGACGGCGTACCGGTGCTGGGCATGGTCGGCGTGCTGATGCTTTCGACCTTGCTGGGTGCCGTGCTGCTGGTGCTTTACCAGGGTGCAGTGAACCACGAAGGCGCCGACTTTACCTCGGTGTTCCAGGGCGGCGTGCGCTTCAACAACTACATCGGCGCCACCCTCGCCGCCGGCATCTACGGCAGCGCCGGGATTGCCCTGGCAGCGGTGGCCAACGCTGCCATCGTGCCCTTGGTCAACCTGCTCTGCGTGCTGGTGTTCGCCCGCTTCAGCGCGCGCCACAGTTCGCCAGCGACGGTGCTGCGGGCCATCTTCGCCAACCCGCTGATCGTCGGTTGCGCCGGGGGGCTGTTGCTGCGGGTCACCGGCCTGGGCCTGCCAGCTGGCCTGGAGCCAACGGTCAAGGCGCTGGGCCAGGCCGCCCTGCCCCTGGGCCTGCTGTGCGTGGGTGCCGCGCTCGGCGGAGCCAGCCTCGGCCAGCAAGTGCGCCCACTGCTGGCGGCATCGGCGTTCAAGTTCCTGGTCATGCCGCTGACCACCTGGGGCCTGTGCCGCCTGCTTGGGCTGAGCGGCCAGGCGGCGGTCGTGGCGGTGCTGTTCCAGGCCTTGCCAACCGCCTCGTCGTCTTACGTGATGGCGCGCCAGATGGGCGGCAACGCGCCATTGATGGCGACCATCATCGCCCTGCAGACCGTGGTCGCAGCCGTGACGTTGCCCTTGGTGCTGATGCTTGCACTGAAGTGA
- a CDS encoding LysR family transcriptional regulator, with protein sequence MSLKALRTLVTIARHGTFARAADLLSLTPSAVSLHIKTLEDELKVALFDRSRRQVVLTEAGQLAVARAEHILGAYDELADALASGPSLRGRLRLGAIHTVLARRLPKALVWIKAHHPELHISVNSGMSAELARRVEDGELDAAITTEPISPYPQSLDFTPLFEDRFWAIAHPDLAGQSLPQLLASQPFLRFDKRAWAGRQIEQELRRQHLQVSEQMELDSQEALSRMAVMGLGVAIIPMADDDLQRLPPATCLPFGEPQLVRRVVLLEHEKSQRRHLSAVLKTAMDA encoded by the coding sequence GTGTCCCTCAAAGCCCTGCGCACCCTGGTGACCATCGCCCGCCACGGCACGTTCGCCCGTGCCGCCGACCTACTGAGCCTCACCCCTTCGGCCGTGAGCCTGCACATCAAGACCCTCGAGGACGAGCTCAAGGTCGCGCTGTTCGACCGCAGCCGCCGCCAGGTGGTGCTGACCGAGGCTGGGCAACTGGCTGTGGCGCGGGCCGAGCACATACTCGGCGCCTACGACGAACTGGCCGATGCCCTGGCCAGCGGCCCGAGCCTGCGTGGCCGGCTGCGTCTGGGGGCGATTCACACGGTCCTGGCCCGACGCCTGCCCAAGGCCCTGGTGTGGATCAAGGCGCACCACCCGGAACTGCACATCAGCGTCAATTCGGGGATGTCGGCGGAGCTGGCACGGCGTGTCGAAGATGGCGAGCTGGATGCGGCGATCACCACCGAGCCGATCAGCCCCTACCCGCAAAGCCTGGATTTCACGCCCCTGTTCGAAGACCGCTTCTGGGCCATCGCCCACCCCGACCTGGCTGGCCAGAGCCTGCCACAGCTGCTCGCCAGCCAGCCGTTCCTGCGCTTCGACAAGCGCGCCTGGGCCGGACGTCAGATTGAGCAGGAGCTGCGCCGCCAGCATTTGCAGGTCAGCGAACAGATGGAGCTGGACAGCCAGGAAGCGCTGTCGCGCATGGCGGTGATGGGGCTGGGTGTGGCAATCATTCCCATGGCCGATGACGACCTGCAGCGCCTGCCGCCCGCCACCTGCCTGCCGTTTGGCGAGCCCCAGCTGGTGCGGCGGGTGGTGCTGCTGGAACACGAAAAGAGTCAGCGCCGGCACCTGAGCGCCGTCCTGAAGACCGCCATGGACGCCTGA
- the sodC gene encoding superoxide dismutase [Cu-Zn] SodC has protein sequence MKAVVFSALLASAGLAQAAQTVELKLAGADGPGKSIGTISIEQNKYGTVLTPDLKDLPPGVHGFHLHQKGSCAAAEENGKPVPAGAAGGHWDPDSSNAHKGPYDDSGHRGDLPALYVGADGKATYPVLAPRLKASDFKGHALMVHAGGDNHSDHPEKLGGGGARVACGVVQ, from the coding sequence ATGAAAGCAGTAGTCTTCAGCGCATTGCTGGCCTCGGCCGGTCTCGCCCAGGCCGCACAGACGGTGGAACTGAAGCTGGCCGGGGCGGATGGTCCGGGCAAGTCGATCGGTACCATCAGCATTGAACAGAACAAGTACGGCACCGTGCTCACCCCCGACCTCAAGGACCTGCCGCCGGGTGTGCATGGCTTCCACCTGCACCAGAAAGGTTCCTGCGCAGCAGCAGAGGAAAACGGCAAGCCGGTGCCGGCGGGCGCGGCGGGCGGCCACTGGGATCCGGACTCCAGCAACGCGCACAAGGGCCCGTATGACGACAGCGGTCACCGTGGCGACCTGCCGGCGCTGTATGTCGGCGCCGACGGCAAGGCCACCTACCCGGTATTGGCGCCACGTCTGAAAGCCTCGGACTTCAAAGGCCATGCTTTGATGGTGCATGCCGGTGGCGACAACCACAGCGATCACCCGGAGAAGCTCGGCGGTGGTGGTGCCCGTGTGGCCTGTGGCGTGGTTCAGTAA
- a CDS encoding START domain-containing protein: MNRCLILAVLLVSTTSLAADDWKIAYDREGIRVYLSGVADSPYQQFRGVSTMRASVRTLTDLQENLRVACKWLYACEQMRLLDVDGDSTWVYLTTNLPWPTLPRDIILKVRTERLDDGTLVRHLSAEPNRLPEEPGLIRVQHLSGEWIMKPLGERQTEVTYQLQADPAGDVPGWLANRFVVDAPVVTLRTLRAVAERQP; this comes from the coding sequence ATGAACCGCTGCCTGATACTTGCCGTACTGCTAGTTTCCACCACCAGCCTGGCCGCTGACGACTGGAAGATTGCCTACGACCGCGAAGGTATCCGCGTGTACCTCAGTGGCGTGGCCGATTCGCCCTACCAGCAGTTCCGCGGCGTCAGCACCATGAGGGCCAGCGTGCGCACCCTCACCGACCTGCAGGAAAACCTGCGGGTAGCCTGCAAATGGCTGTACGCCTGCGAGCAGATGCGCTTGCTGGACGTGGATGGCGACAGCACCTGGGTCTACCTGACTACCAACCTGCCGTGGCCGACCCTGCCACGCGACATCATTCTCAAGGTCCGCACCGAGCGCCTGGATGACGGCACCCTGGTGCGGCACCTGAGCGCCGAACCGAACCGCTTGCCAGAAGAACCAGGGTTGATCCGCGTGCAGCACCTATCGGGGGAGTGGATCATGAAGCCGCTCGGCGAGCGGCAAACCGAGGTGACCTACCAGTTGCAGGCAGATCCTGCCGGGGACGTGCCAGGCTGGCTGGCCAACCGTTTCGTCGTTGACGCGCCGGTGGTGACGCTGCGGACCTTGCGCGCGGTAGCCGAGCGCCAGCCGTGA
- a CDS encoding bifunctional allantoicase/(S)-ureidoglycine aminohydrolase yields MSNHSYFAPHGGHPAQTELLTDRAMFTEAYAVIPKGVMRDIVTSHLPFWDKMRMWVIARPLTGFAETFSQYIVEVAPEGGSERPELDPNAEAVVFIVEGELDITVEGKHHTLTPGGYAFLAPGAEWSLRNNSKANVTFHWLRKHYQKVEGLAVPESFVTHRDNATVIEMPGTEGRWVTTRFVDMADMRHDMHVNIVTFQPGGVIPFAETHVMEHGLYVLEGKAVYRLNQDWVEVEAGDFMWLRAFCPQACYAGGPGKFSYLLYKDVNRHVHLTLNPQR; encoded by the coding sequence ATGTCGAACCACTCCTACTTCGCCCCCCACGGTGGGCACCCAGCTCAGACCGAGCTGCTGACTGACCGTGCCATGTTCACCGAAGCCTATGCCGTCATCCCCAAAGGCGTGATGCGTGACATCGTCACCAGCCACCTGCCGTTCTGGGACAAGATGCGCATGTGGGTCATCGCTCGCCCGCTGACCGGTTTTGCCGAAACCTTCTCGCAGTACATCGTCGAAGTGGCTCCGGAAGGCGGCAGCGAGCGCCCTGAGCTGGACCCGAACGCCGAAGCGGTAGTGTTCATCGTCGAAGGCGAGCTGGACATCACCGTCGAAGGCAAGCACCACACCCTGACCCCAGGCGGCTATGCCTTCCTGGCCCCGGGCGCCGAGTGGAGCCTGCGCAACAACAGCAAGGCCAACGTCACCTTCCACTGGCTGCGCAAGCACTACCAGAAGGTCGAAGGCCTGGCCGTGCCTGAGTCGTTCGTCACCCACCGCGACAACGCCACCGTCATCGAAATGCCAGGTACCGAAGGCCGCTGGGTCACCACCCGCTTCGTCGACATGGCCGACATGCGTCACGACATGCACGTCAACATCGTCACCTTCCAGCCGGGCGGCGTGATTCCGTTCGCTGAAACCCACGTCATGGAACATGGGCTTTATGTGCTGGAAGGCAAGGCGGTGTACCGCCTGAACCAGGACTGGGTCGAAGTGGAAGCCGGCGACTTCATGTGGCTGCGCGCCTTCTGCCCGCAGGCCTGCTACGCTGGCGGCCCAGGCAAGTTCAGCTACCTGCTGTACAAGGACGTCAACCGTCATGTGCACTTGACGTTGAATCCTCAGCGCTGA